The following are encoded in a window of Hemiscyllium ocellatum isolate sHemOce1 chromosome 35, sHemOce1.pat.X.cur, whole genome shotgun sequence genomic DNA:
- the LOC132832935 gene encoding nuclear factor 7, ovary-like → MASKEQTESLSKYLRCGLCRELFQQPVILECGHNFCRGCIQSEWEKVEGGGSCPECLTLSRGSHLKLNRALANLADRLRNLKPARERAPWAEAPGGEPGFGLYCSEHREELKLFCETDRQLICVMCLDGRGGHSHKFHDFMLIHEAVNKYKERLKTSLDNLRQKIIILEAKLKEKQGISEIGEKSASLQNLISSEFAKMHQFLNRREESLIRELKDHEDNLSGVMEKNLQEIKNHLDSVQRKLSRLHTKMDQRASVHFLEVPGGSPTCLTLDPNTAHSWLILSDDLTSVRYGDRGQSLPETPERFYPCVCVLASEGFNSGKHYWEVEVGNSAEWDLGVVTESINRKGDITAMPEAGYWIVWLRRSEYKAGTFPRTLLSVDIKPRKIGIYLNYEEGQVSFYNADSMFHLHTFIDIFTEKLYPFFSPCLNGHGENTEPLKICSMKGHYR, encoded by the exons ATGGCATCGAAAGAGCAGACAGAGAGCCTGAGCAAGTACCTGCGGTGTGGCCTGTGCCGGGAGCTGTTCCAGCAGCCAGTCATCCTGGAGTGCGGCCACAACTTCTGCCGGGGCTGCATCCAGAGCGAGTGGGAGAAGGTAGAAGGGGGAGGCTCCTGTCCAGAGTGTCTGACCCTGTCCCGGGGCAGTCACCTCAAACTCAACAGGGCCCTAGCTAACCTGGCCGACAGGCTGAGGAACCTGAAGCCAGCTCGAGAGCGCGCTCCTTGGGCAGAGGCTCCGGGGGGAGAGCCTGGCTTCGGCCTCTATTGCAGTGAGCACCGGGAGGAACTGAAACTGTTCTGTGAGACTGACCGCCAGCTGATCTGTGTGATGTGCCTGGACGGCAGAGGGGGGCACAGCCACAAGTTCCATGACTTCATGCTCATCCATGAAGCTGTCAACAAATACAAG GAAAGACTGAAAACATCCCTGGACAATCTGAGACAGAAGATCATCATCCTAGAAGCAAAGTTGAAAGAGAAACAGGGCATTTCGGAAATTGGA GAGAAATCAGCCAGTCTGCAGAACCTTATCTCTTCCGAATTCGCTAAAATGCACCAGTTCCTGAACAGGAGAGAAGAGAGTTTGATTCGAGAGCTGAAGGACCACGAAGACAACCTTTCAGGAGTGATGGAAAAGAACCTTCAAGAGATAAAAAATCATTTAGATTCTGTTCAGCGGAAATTGTCGCGATTGCACACGAAAATGGACCAGCGAGCATCAGTCCACTTCTTGGAGGTACCGGGGGGTT CTCCAACCTGTTTGACTTTGGATCCCAATACTGCACATTCCTGGCTCATCCTGTCCGATGATCTGACCAGCGTAAGATACGGAGATAGGGGACAGTCTCTCCCTGAGACACCCGAGAGGTTttatccctgtgtgtgtgtactggCGTCAGAGGGATTCAACTCAGGCAAACACTACTGGGAGGTTGAGGTGGGAAACAGCGCTGAGTGGGATCTTGGAGTGGTGACGGAATCCATCAACAGGAAAGGAGATATCACGGCCATGCCAGAGGCTGGTTACTGGATCGTGTGGCTGAGGAGGAGTGAGTATAAAGCTGGCACATTTCCACGTACCCTCCTGTCTGTGGACATCAAGCCCCGGAAGATCGGGATCTACCTGAACTACGAGGAGGGGCAGGTGTCATTTTACAATGCAGACAGCATGTTCCACCTCCACACCTTCATCGACATCTTCACTGAGAAACTTTACCCTTTCTTCAGTCCTTGCTTGAATGGTCATGGGGAGAACACAGAACCACTCAAAATCTGCTCCATGAAAGGTCATTATCGGTGA